TGTATGTCTTATAGTGGCAGATGTTTGTTAAGTAATTACCTCACTGGCAGAGATGCAAACAGGGGAAAATGTGCCCAAGTATGTCGCTGGAAATTTAACTTAGTAGAAGAGAATAGGCCTAATCAATACTTTCCGGTAGTAGAAGATGAGCGTGGTACGTATATTTTTAACTCTAAAGATATGTGTGCAATAGACTTACTGCCTGAGTTAATTAATATAGGTGTGGATTCCTTAAAAATAGAAGGCAGAATGAAAAGTATTCATTATGTAGCAACTATAACAAAGGCCTATAGACAGGCTATTGATAACTACTATAAAGATCCTAATAACTTTGTGATAGATGAGCAAATTAGGTCAGAGTTAAATAAACCAAGTCATCGCCCCTATTTTACTGGTTATTACAATGAGGCACCTAATGCAGATTCTCAAAGCCAACACTATGAGTCGTCTGGCTATATCAGGAACTACGAATTTTTAGGCAAAGTATTAGGATATGATAAAGATAAAAAAATGGCCTTAATTGAACAAAGAAATTCTTTTGCTGTAGGGGATACCGCTGAGATAATGAACCCTAAAAGCAATAATGTAAATATATCAATAAACTCAATAATAGATGACGAAACTGGTGTTAGTTTAGAGCGAGCACCACATGCACGTCAAAAGGTTTGGATACCAATAGAGCAACCAGTTGAGAGTTGGGGCATTATGCGGAGGGAAATTAAATGAAGCATTCAGTATTAATAGGCATTACTGGAGGCAGTGGCTCTGGAAAAACATCAATTTCAAAGGCTTTGCAAAATGTTCAGGGATCTAATTTGGTGATTATTGAACAGGACTCTTATTATAAAGATAGCAGTCATATGAGTTATGAGGAACGTTGTTTACTCAACTATGATCATCCCAAGGCATTCGATAACGATTTATTATTTGAACAATTAACGGACTTGCTCAATGGTAAACCTATTGAGAAGCCCGTATATAATTTTAGTACTCATTTAAGAGAAACCTTTACTGAAACCATAGAACCACATCCTATAGTGGTTCTAGAGGGTATTTTAGTGCTTGAGGACCCTAGAATAAGAGAGTTAATGGATATTAAAGTGTTTGTTGATACAGATGATGATGTTAGAGTATTGCGTAGATTAAAACGTGATATACGTGAAAGGGGACGCACTTTAGATTCCGTAATTATTCAATATTTGGGTTCTGTTAAACCAATGCACCATGCATTTACAGAGCCAACTAAGCGATATGCTGATATAATAATACCTGAAGGCGGAGAGAATCAGGTAGCTATTGATATCTTAAACAGTAAATTAGAGCTAATATGTCGTAATCATTTATAGTATTTTAGGTATGTATATATAAACTATAAGCTACATTTATTCTAAGAGAATAACCATTTTATGTTTGAAGATCTTCTATATTTTCAAAAGGAATTTGCATTATTGTTCGTAGTCTTTGAATAGCTTTTTTTTCTATTCGTGAAACATATGATCGACTAATATTCATATGTTTAGCAATTTCTTTTTGAGTATATTTTCGGTTATTAAACAAGCCGTATCTTAAAATTAAAACACTTTGCTCTCGTTTAGATAGTTGAGGTAAGAGTTTAACTAAACGATTTGACTCAATGTTTATAGTAACAGTATCACTTATGTCACGTTGTTCATTATCGGGTAAGATGTCCATTAAGGTTATCTCATTGCCTTCTTTGTCTATGCCAATAGGTTCACGCAAATAAATATCGCGTCTATTGTGGCGAGTAGATCGTAAGTGCATTAAGATTTCATTCTCTATACATCTTGCTGCATAGGTTGCGAGTCTGGTGCCTTTACCGAACTTAAAAGTTTCTACCGCTTTAATTAAACCGATAGTACCCAAAGATATTAAGTCATCAGTATCATCATGTTTGTTTTCATATTTCTTCACAACATGAGCTACTAACCTAAGATTGTGAGTAATTAATACCGACCTAGCTTCAAGGTCACCTTCAGCAAATTTCTGTAAGTAGTGTTTTTCTTCTTCAGAGGATAAAGGTTGGGGGAATGATGCGCTAGAAACGTAGGATACTAATAATAAAGGATTACCAATAGACTCTAAAAGTAGAAGAAGCCAATGTATCATAGAGGTGCCCCCTTTCAATATGTATTATCCTTATGTAAAAGGGGCTTGCCACGTGCCTGTACAGTATCAAAATAACTTAAATTGGAGGATAAAAAATGAAATTATTAAGACCAACTATTTATATAGACACTGTTTTTAATTTCGACCTACAAGAACTCTATGACCAAGGTTATAGAGCTATTATGGCTGACCTTGATAATACCTTAGCTCCATGGGACTGTGATATTGTACCTGAAAAGTTAAAGGAATGGGTTGCAGAGGTTAAAAAACACAACCTAAAACTAATTATATTATCTAATGCTAAACAAGAACGTGTTAGCAGTTTTTGCAAAGAATTAGATATTGAGGGATTTGGTTTAGCTAAAAAACCGTTAAGCAAGGGTTATAAAAATGGAATAAAAACTTTAGGGCTAAAAAAGAGTGAGGTATTAATGGTTGGAGACCAAATATTCACAGATGTTTTGGGTGCAAACCTGCAAAAAATTAGTGTGGCATTAGTAACTCCATTAAGTCAAAAGGAATTATTTATAACTAAGTTTATGCGATTAATTGAAAAACCACTACGAAGTGAACAGAATACTCCTAATATTCCTCAATAAACTATACATGTATATTTTGGTAATTGTTTGTTAATAATATTATTGGGTGATGTAAATTGTCAATTATTTGTGTAAGAAAACAATGCTGTTGGGAGCATAAATTTAATGAAAAACCAAAAGATTTCTTACGCCTAATCAGAAGCCTAGTCAGTAAAGTTAAAGCTGATCAAAAACTACAATCGTATCAGCTATACGACATTAACATAAAGAGAGAAGGCAGTAAGTTAAATTTAGTTTTTTATTTTATGCTCAATAACCAAAAGCAAACTGCTTAAAATTAGCTATACTAAATACGCACCTATGCATTATAATAGTATTATCTATTATAATGTTTGTATTTATAAGGTAAACAATAGCTATAAATATTGCATTTATAATTATAAAAAGTGTTATAATAGACTTCTGTTATAACACTTTTATTTTTTAAATCTAGAAGCAGTGGGGGCTAACTCAGTGAAAATACTAGGACTCGATCCGGGAATAGCAATAACAGGATTTGCTGTTATTGAGGAGACAATAAACGGAGTAGTGCCAATTATATATGGATGTATTAGAACAAAGAGTACCACTATACATTCAAAAAGATTAAAAATAATATACGAAGATATCAATACTATTATTGATAAATATAAACCAGATGTAGCTGCTATAGAAAAACTTTTTTTTAATAGAAATGTCACAAATGCTTTAAAGGTTGGGGAGTCAAGAGGTGTAGTATCACTAGCATTAGCGAATAATGCCATAGAAATTTTTGAGTATACACCCTTACAAGTAAAACAGTCTTTAGTTGGTTATGGTAGAGCAGATAAAAAACAGATTCAGTATATGGTAAAATCAGAATTTAAACTGCCAGAAGCTCCTAAGCCTGATGATGTGGCAGATGCCTGTGCTATT
This Clostridium sp. 'deep sea' DNA region includes the following protein-coding sequences:
- a CDS encoding U32 family peptidase → MKKVELLAPAGNLEKLKAAITYGADAVYMGGTSFGLRASAGNFTQEEMIEAIAFAHERAAKVYITVNIIAHNEDLNSLPEYLLNLQNLGVDALIVADPGILRIIKETVPNMEIHLSTQASNTNWSSAKFWASQGINRIILARELTLIEVSEMIKKVPEAGFEVFIHGAMCMSYSGRCLLSNYLTGRDANRGKCAQVCRWKFNLVEENRPNQYFPVVEDERGTYIFNSKDMCAIDLLPELINIGVDSLKIEGRMKSIHYVATITKAYRQAIDNYYKDPNNFVIDEQIRSELNKPSHRPYFTGYYNEAPNADSQSQHYESSGYIRNYEFLGKVLGYDKDKKMALIEQRNSFAVGDTAEIMNPKSNNVNISINSIIDDETGVSLERAPHARQKVWIPIEQPVESWGIMRREIK
- the udk gene encoding uridine kinase, yielding MKHSVLIGITGGSGSGKTSISKALQNVQGSNLVIIEQDSYYKDSSHMSYEERCLLNYDHPKAFDNDLLFEQLTDLLNGKPIEKPVYNFSTHLRETFTETIEPHPIVVLEGILVLEDPRIRELMDIKVFVDTDDDVRVLRRLKRDIRERGRTLDSVIIQYLGSVKPMHHAFTEPTKRYADIIIPEGGENQVAIDILNSKLELICRNHL
- the sigK gene encoding RNA polymerase sporulation sigma factor SigK, which encodes MIHWLLLLLESIGNPLLLVSYVSSASFPQPLSSEEEKHYLQKFAEGDLEARSVLITHNLRLVAHVVKKYENKHDDTDDLISLGTIGLIKAVETFKFGKGTRLATYAARCIENEILMHLRSTRHNRRDIYLREPIGIDKEGNEITLMDILPDNEQRDISDTVTINIESNRLVKLLPQLSKREQSVLILRYGLFNNRKYTQKEIAKHMNISRSYVSRIEKKAIQRLRTIMQIPFENIEDLQT
- a CDS encoding YqeG family HAD IIIA-type phosphatase — its product is MKLLRPTIYIDTVFNFDLQELYDQGYRAIMADLDNTLAPWDCDIVPEKLKEWVAEVKKHNLKLIILSNAKQERVSSFCKELDIEGFGLAKKPLSKGYKNGIKTLGLKKSEVLMVGDQIFTDVLGANLQKISVALVTPLSQKELFITKFMRLIEKPLRSEQNTPNIPQ
- the ruvC gene encoding crossover junction endodeoxyribonuclease RuvC yields the protein MKILGLDPGIAITGFAVIEETINGVVPIIYGCIRTKSTTIHSKRLKIIYEDINTIIDKYKPDVAAIEKLFFNRNVTNALKVGESRGVVSLALANNAIEIFEYTPLQVKQSLVGYGRADKKQIQYMVKSEFKLPEAPKPDDVADACAIALTHIRSRRLNALMKGK